In Aeromicrobium yanjiei, the sequence TGCCGAAGTCCCCAAGATCTTCCATTCGGCGTCCGGAGCGTCCGTCAGGGCCGTGTCCTGGCTGTCCGGCAGCCCGCACGCGGACGAAGAACGCTGGTCGCCGGCGGAGCCCGCTGGCGTGGCGCTCGGGGCGGGTCCCGCATTGGGGCCCTCTTCGTCTCCGCCGCCAGTGAGACGGAAGGTCACCAGGACGATGCCGGCGATGACGATGAGGCCGATGAGTGCGGCCGACGCGATGAGGCGACGGTCGCGGGGTTCGTTTGTGTCGCTCATCGCTGCCGCCTTAGAGCAGTGCGCCGACGAGGGCGGACGCGGCACCGATGACGATGCAGCCGCCGAGGGCCCAGCCGAGGCGGGAGACGTGTTCGCCGCCTGAGCCGCGCTGGATTGACACGGCCATCATTCCGCCGGCGATCAGGACACCGAGCACGCACATTGCGGAGGCGATGTAGAAGACCCAGCGAAGGATGGTGACCAGGCCGTCGGAGCCGGGTGGGGCTTCGCCGCTGCCGGGGTCGGGCACGGCGAGGGGCAGTGTGGACAACAGGTCCGGGAGGGTCGCGAGGATCTGCATGGTGACTCCTAGTGGGTGGTGGCGATGACGGTGTCGAGCTCGTTGAGGACCTTGCGGACCTGACGTGGTGGGTTCGTGGGGTCGACGTCGAGCCGGTAGGCGTCGACCCAGGGGATCTGCCACATATGTGGCACTCCCCCGCGCAGGATCTCGGCGCGATCGGCCAATGGCTTGGGGAGCTTTCCCGGCGCGTCAGCGATGAGGACCAGCCCGATGAGGCGCACGTGTGGGGTCTCGGCGGCGGCCCACGCCCGCATCGCCAGCTGGGC encodes:
- a CDS encoding DUF6668 family protein, yielding MWSTSTPARVWVVGTHGGSGETTLAKLLGGTATDHRWPSISPQPPVVLVARTHAAGLAAAQLAMRAWAAAETPHVRLIGLVLIADAPGKLPKPLADRAEILRGGVPHMWQIPWVDAYRLDVDPTNPPRQVRKVLNELDTVIATTH